In Catenulispora sp. MAP5-51, a single genomic region encodes these proteins:
- a CDS encoding FHA domain-containing protein: MANAHFPPRMLPPGSPSEGVPAAPAGTIFVLGPEGGYAVPARRYTLLFGRDREDVHVPVGVDDPTVSRRHGVFTCTGPDGGWWLTNTGHLPIELPNGALMLTGHRRVMEPGYTPLVINSSKQRSHLVEVRLVDDDDRHPRSTTKAGTVDPETVYELSPAERLVLTALARRYLEGQEPFPLPLTWEDTARTANASPYTTKSWNFRTVANTVEEVRERLHRRGVRGLMRDEVGEPVGSTLSVNLIRELIKTVTLSAEDLEQLAEQA; encoded by the coding sequence ATGGCGAACGCCCACTTCCCCCCGCGGATGCTGCCGCCCGGCAGCCCGTCCGAGGGAGTCCCCGCGGCCCCCGCCGGCACGATCTTCGTGCTGGGCCCGGAGGGCGGCTACGCGGTCCCGGCGCGCCGGTACACCCTGCTGTTCGGCCGCGACCGCGAGGACGTGCACGTCCCGGTCGGCGTCGACGACCCGACGGTCAGCCGCCGGCACGGGGTCTTCACCTGCACCGGCCCGGACGGCGGCTGGTGGCTCACGAACACCGGCCACCTGCCGATCGAACTGCCCAACGGCGCCCTGATGCTCACCGGGCACCGCCGCGTCATGGAACCCGGGTACACCCCGCTGGTCATCAACTCCTCCAAGCAGCGCTCGCACCTGGTGGAGGTCCGCCTGGTGGACGACGACGACCGCCACCCCCGCTCCACGACCAAGGCCGGGACCGTCGACCCGGAGACCGTCTACGAGCTCTCGCCGGCCGAACGCCTGGTCCTCACCGCGCTGGCGCGCCGCTACCTGGAAGGCCAGGAACCCTTCCCGCTCCCGCTGACGTGGGAGGACACCGCCCGGACGGCGAACGCCTCGCCGTACACGACCAAGTCCTGGAACTTCCGGACGGTCGCGAACACGGTCGAGGAGGTGCGCGAGCGCCTGCACCGCAGAGGCGTGCGCGGCCTGATGCGCGACGAGGTGGGAGAGCCGGTCGGCTCGACGCTCAGCGTGAACCTGATCAGGGAACTGATCAAGACGGTGACGCTGAGTGCCGAGGACCTGGAACAGCTGGCCGAACAGGCCTGA